Proteins encoded by one window of Candidatus Nitrosocosmicus hydrocola:
- a CDS encoding VOC family protein, protein MNNIKKIPDGYHSITPSLVVKDGKKAIDYYKKVFEAKDKGTMMTPDGKSVAHAELEIGDSKIMLSDEFPEMKCLSPASIGGSPISLYLYVEDVDKTFNLAVSEGATVLYPVADQFWGDRHGSIQDPFGHIWSISTHVKDLSEEEIKKAAAEAFSKTSK, encoded by the coding sequence ATGAATAATATAAAAAAAATTCCAGATGGTTATCATTCAATTACACCTTCACTAGTAGTAAAAGACGGGAAGAAAGCAATAGATTACTACAAAAAAGTATTCGAAGCAAAAGATAAGGGAACCATGATGACACCAGATGGCAAATCTGTAGCTCATGCAGAATTGGAAATAGGAGACTCCAAAATCATGTTATCAGATGAATTTCCAGAAATGAAGTGTCTTTCCCCTGCAAGTATTGGTGGAAGTCCGATTTCTTTGTATTTATATGTCGAAGATGTAGACAAAACCTTCAATCTTGCGGTTTCAGAAGGTGCCACTGTTTTATACCCTGTTGCGGATCAATTTTGGGGAGATAGACATGGAAGCATACAGGATCCATTTGGACATATTTGGTCAATATCAACACATGTAAAAGATCTTAGTGAAGAGGAAATCAAGAAGGCAGCTGCCGAAGCATTTTCAAAAACATCGAAATAA
- a CDS encoding ferritin-like domain-containing protein has product MGKMAKEIAGPGVEGTVQMLKKAYGAELSAFHYFWYVSQNIEGLGVLEAEFFEERAKEELGHAKKVAFRLMQLEAQPTDEPSQWEQDSGLGKLQPSRYLTLRSALEKALEFEREVIKHYNDLANSVNGKDHGTYHLALELLDAELEDEQNIEDILKKLEI; this is encoded by the coding sequence ATGGGTAAGATGGCTAAAGAAATAGCTGGACCTGGTGTTGAAGGTACAGTACAAATGCTAAAAAAAGCATACGGAGCCGAATTGTCTGCATTTCATTACTTTTGGTATGTGTCACAAAACATAGAAGGATTAGGAGTGTTGGAAGCAGAGTTTTTTGAAGAGAGAGCAAAGGAGGAATTAGGTCATGCAAAAAAGGTTGCATTCAGGTTAATGCAATTAGAAGCTCAACCCACTGATGAACCATCACAATGGGAACAGGACAGTGGTCTTGGAAAGCTTCAACCATCACGATATCTAACACTTAGAAGCGCACTGGAAAAAGCACTCGAATTTGAAAGAGAAGTAATCAAACACTATAACGATTTAGCAAACAGTGTTAATGGCAAAGATCATGGTACATATCATCTTGCATTAGAACTATTAGATGCTGAATTGGAAGATGAACAGAATATTGAAGATATTCTAAAAAAGCTAGAGATCTGA
- a CDS encoding winged helix-turn-helix transcriptional regulator, giving the protein MKGEKCEVVDIWQILGKRWSLHILKNLSTNENIRFNELKRLIPDISSTVLSQRLLELEREGLITKKIYSEIPIRVEYGLTLRSKELETILQQLSNWIAKWNAHEKKKEAKAFPQMSKS; this is encoded by the coding sequence ATGAAAGGAGAAAAATGCGAAGTAGTTGATATATGGCAGATTTTGGGAAAAAGATGGTCACTACACATTCTAAAGAATTTGAGTACAAATGAAAATATTAGATTTAATGAATTGAAAAGACTGATACCAGATATTAGTAGCACGGTTTTATCCCAAAGGTTACTTGAGCTCGAACGAGAAGGTTTAATAACAAAGAAGATTTATTCAGAAATTCCAATTCGAGTCGAATATGGTTTAACTCTCAGATCGAAGGAGTTGGAGACAATTTTACAGCAATTGAGTAATTGGATAGCCAAATGGAATGCACATGAGAAGAAAAAAGAAGCTAAAGCCTTTCCCCAAATGTCGAAATCATAA
- a CDS encoding PQQ-dependent sugar dehydrogenase, translated as MHERKVLTFFTFVLIIFSSIYSCNIQFSYGAYAKAPLSPTGPTVNDDGLTVEKVTEGLDFPTSMSFVGNNDILVTEKNTGLVKRVLNGDIQDTPLLDVPVANGIERGLLGIAVSKQVDGKMFVFLSYTESGNDEDGSDVDGQVDPSGNRLYRYEYVDGQLINPLLLLDLTATPINFRGEHNGGKILIGPDNNVYFMVGEVGGHRTQAQNIMDGPGPNGLGGVLRITQDGGIVDSINPIFGDGLPLNIYYAMGIRNSFGMDFDPLTGNLWDTENGPAIADEINMITPGFNGGWSQVQGYLSQDLLDRGISSENELVYFGKGKYSDPKFVWVTTIGPTALKFLNSDKLGKEYANNMFTGDINNGLLYRFTLNEARDNILINDTYVGNVEVLVDNQVDETTENQPLIFGQGFGGITDLQVGPDGYLYVLSYTGSIYRVLPLDESLAPKDQQTLSEHDESQSPDSVPVVISGIKGSQSYSPDPIRIDSGQTITWYNGDTVSHTVTSGQDNDPDEGALFDSNAIIANQKYSLTFESPGNYEYYCIYHPSMIGEVVVE; from the coding sequence ATGCATGAACGTAAAGTATTGACTTTTTTTACTTTTGTATTAATTATTTTTTCTTCAATTTATTCATGTAATATTCAATTTTCTTATGGAGCTTATGCAAAAGCTCCTTTATCACCTACAGGCCCTACTGTGAATGATGATGGACTTACTGTTGAAAAAGTAACTGAAGGTTTGGATTTTCCAACCAGTATGTCATTTGTTGGTAATAATGATATATTAGTTACTGAAAAAAATACTGGTTTGGTTAAAAGAGTTTTGAACGGTGATATTCAGGACACGCCATTACTTGACGTACCCGTAGCTAATGGTATTGAACGTGGTCTATTGGGAATTGCGGTCTCAAAGCAAGTGGACGGTAAGATGTTTGTATTCTTATCTTATACTGAATCAGGTAATGATGAGGATGGTAGCGACGTAGACGGTCAAGTTGATCCATCAGGAAATAGACTTTATCGTTATGAGTATGTAGATGGTCAATTGATCAATCCACTCTTGTTATTAGATCTAACCGCCACTCCTATCAATTTTAGGGGGGAACATAACGGTGGTAAAATATTGATAGGTCCTGATAATAATGTTTATTTTATGGTTGGAGAAGTTGGTGGACATAGGACTCAGGCCCAAAATATAATGGATGGTCCAGGACCTAATGGGCTAGGAGGTGTTCTAAGGATCACTCAAGATGGTGGAATAGTAGATTCGATCAATCCTATTTTTGGTGATGGTTTACCCCTTAATATCTATTATGCAATGGGCATACGTAATAGCTTTGGAATGGATTTTGATCCTTTAACAGGGAATTTATGGGATACAGAAAATGGACCTGCCATAGCAGATGAAATTAATATGATTACTCCAGGGTTTAATGGAGGATGGTCTCAGGTTCAAGGTTATCTGAGTCAAGATTTACTAGACCGAGGAATATCCTCCGAGAATGAACTTGTGTATTTTGGAAAAGGTAAATATAGCGATCCTAAATTTGTTTGGGTCACTACTATTGGTCCTACTGCATTAAAGTTTCTAAATTCAGACAAGCTAGGTAAGGAATATGCAAATAATATGTTCACAGGGGATATCAATAATGGCCTATTGTACCGATTCACTTTGAATGAAGCACGTGATAATATTTTAATAAATGACACCTACGTAGGAAATGTTGAGGTTCTTGTAGATAATCAAGTAGACGAAACAACTGAAAATCAACCACTAATATTTGGTCAGGGTTTTGGTGGAATTACGGACCTTCAAGTTGGCCCAGATGGGTATTTGTATGTATTAAGTTATACCGGTTCAATATATCGAGTATTACCGTTAGATGAAAGCCTTGCCCCAAAGGATCAACAAACCTTATCGGAACACGATGAATCTCAAAGCCCTGATTCTGTTCCGGTTGTTATTTCTGGAATCAAAGGTAGCCAATCCTATTCTCCGGATCCAATAAGAATTGACTCTGGTCAAACTATAACATGGTATAATGGAGATACAGTATCTCACACAGTAACTTCCGGCCAAGATAACGATCCTGATGAAGGAGCTTTGTTTGATTCTAATGCTATAATAGCTAATCAAAAGTATAGCCTTACGTTTGAGTCTCCTGGAAATTACGAATATTATTGTATTTATCATCCTTCGATGATTGGCGAAGTAGTAGTTGAATAA
- a CDS encoding LLM class flavin-dependent oxidoreductase, whose protein sequence is MQVGIDSFAAAHDDSSISISPAERLQQLIEQIEIADQLGLDIFGIGEHHRREFLDSAPTVILAAAAARTQRIRLTSAVTVLSAADPVRLFQEFATLDLISKGRVEMVVGRGSFIEAFPLFGLSLEDYDSLFEEKIDLLLKIRDNECITWSGKYRPNLNGQGVYPRPLQNPLPVWIGVGGTPESFVRAGILGLPLMVAIIGGKTHQFRPLIDLYREAGKQAGHSPDKLKVGIHSLGYVADKTQDAIDDFFPGYAHTMTEIGKERGWPKMTRESFDIQNSSNGALVIGDPHEVVEKIIRHSKALGGISRFSFMMNPGSLPHEKLIQSTKLISTQVAPALREQLSGGNETI, encoded by the coding sequence ATGCAAGTAGGGATTGATAGCTTTGCGGCTGCCCATGATGACTCCAGCATATCCATTAGTCCAGCGGAGCGTTTGCAGCAATTGATAGAACAAATAGAAATAGCTGATCAACTTGGATTAGATATTTTTGGAATTGGAGAACATCATAGGCGAGAGTTCTTAGATTCAGCTCCGACTGTCATTTTGGCGGCAGCAGCTGCACGAACGCAACGTATACGACTGACTAGCGCTGTAACTGTGCTAAGCGCTGCAGATCCTGTTAGATTATTTCAAGAATTTGCTACCCTTGATCTAATATCAAAAGGTAGAGTCGAAATGGTTGTAGGGCGCGGCTCATTCATCGAAGCGTTTCCTCTTTTTGGACTATCTTTGGAGGATTATGACTCACTTTTTGAAGAAAAGATAGATTTGTTATTAAAAATTCGTGATAATGAGTGTATAACTTGGTCCGGAAAATATAGACCAAATCTTAATGGCCAGGGTGTTTATCCGAGACCTCTACAAAATCCCTTACCTGTTTGGATAGGTGTTGGTGGAACTCCCGAATCATTTGTGCGTGCAGGTATCCTTGGACTTCCATTGATGGTTGCGATAATAGGGGGGAAAACACACCAATTCCGTCCCCTTATTGATCTTTATAGAGAGGCAGGCAAACAAGCAGGACACTCGCCTGACAAATTGAAAGTAGGTATACATTCGTTGGGATATGTTGCAGATAAAACTCAAGATGCAATCGATGATTTTTTCCCAGGCTATGCTCATACTATGACGGAGATTGGAAAAGAGCGTGGATGGCCCAAGATGACGCGTGAAAGTTTTGATATTCAGAATAGTTCAAATGGTGCATTAGTCATAGGCGATCCTCATGAGGTAGTCGAAAAGATCATTAGACACAGTAAAGCATTGGGGGGTATCTCTAGGTTCTCCTTTATGATGAACCCAGGATCGTTACCACATGAAAAACTAATTCAGTCCACGAAGTTAATAAGTACACAAGTAGCCCCCGCACTTCGTGAACAGCTTAGTGGAGGTAATGAAACTATATGA
- a CDS encoding VOC family protein, with translation MPTVQHFEIPADDVERGQRFYKDVFGWDMEKAISGGNPDQDYWMFQTQDEKGNRGISGGMMKRQSPDHKVTNYITVPSIDDYTARIEQAGGKAIMPKMPVPNMGYIRIYLDSENNMFGLFEEEEG, from the coding sequence TTGCCAACAGTTCAACATTTTGAAATACCTGCGGATGATGTTGAAAGAGGTCAAAGGTTTTACAAAGATGTATTCGGATGGGATATGGAAAAAGCAATTAGTGGAGGAAATCCTGATCAAGATTACTGGATGTTTCAAACTCAGGACGAAAAAGGCAATAGAGGGATCTCAGGCGGAATGATGAAACGACAATCTCCAGATCACAAAGTGACAAATTACATTACAGTACCATCCATTGATGACTATACTGCAAGAATAGAACAAGCTGGAGGTAAAGCTATAATGCCAAAAATGCCTGTTCCAAATATGGGTTATATCAGGATCTATCTTGATTCAGAAAACAACATGTTTGGATTATTTGAAGAGGAAGAAGGTTAG
- a CDS encoding CDGSH iron-sulfur domain-containing protein — translation MYKMVRYVKKEDKGPVEVKFEGVSKWICMCGLSVNQPFCDGSHKKTLGEEDGKVYRYNTDGTRNEIQI, via the coding sequence GTGTATAAGATGGTAAGATACGTCAAAAAAGAAGATAAGGGTCCTGTAGAGGTGAAATTCGAAGGTGTCAGTAAATGGATTTGTATGTGTGGTTTAAGTGTTAATCAACCATTTTGTGATGGTTCACACAAGAAAACATTAGGGGAAGAAGATGGAAAAGTATATCGGTATAATACCGATGGAACAAGAAACGAAATACAAATCTAA